The following proteins come from a genomic window of Dermacentor albipictus isolate Rhodes 1998 colony chromosome 8, USDA_Dalb.pri_finalv2, whole genome shotgun sequence:
- the LOC139048782 gene encoding zinc finger protein 84-like isoform X5 encodes MRHCILHDRHRKIVLVILRQLTKTQPVLGNSASRPSISASTAKCEDSKQGCIHRCQLCDYVADELFLLEAHASIHTGEKPFHCPLCSRSFSHKCYLNVHLRTHTGERPFDCPSCSRSFSEKGSLKAHLRTHTGEKPFDCPSCSRSFSRKPHLKAHLRTHTGEKPFECPSCSRSFSQKSILKFHLRTHTGEKPYQCPSCTRSFSQKSDLKCHLRIHTGEKPYQCPSCSRSFSGKQHLKNHLRTHTGEKPFDCPSCSRSFSLPGNLKAHLLTHSGEKPYQCPSCSQSFSSKRYVKVHLRTHTGEKPYQCPSCSQSFSHKGSLKAHLRTHTGEKPYQCPSCSQSFSSKWYLKVHLRTHTGEKPYQCPSCSQSFSSKWYLKVHLRTHTGEKPYQCPSCSQSFSHKGSLKLHLRTHTGEKPYQCPSCSQSFSHKGSLKLHLRTHTGEKPYECPSCSRSFSIKGHLKAHLRTHTGEKPYECPSCSRRFSQKSNLRKHMRREAISLPTLPSAILVEECPEDTPVHSYKSPAI; translated from the coding sequence CATCGAGGCCTTCAATTTCTGCGTCAACTGCCAAATGTGAAGACTCAAAGCAAGGATGCATCCACCGATGTCAGCTATGTGACTATGTGGCTGATGAGCTATTTCTTCTGGAGGCACATGCCAGCATCCATactggcgagaagccatttcattgccctttatgctctcggagcttctcacacaAGTGTTATCTGAATGTCCATTTGCGGactcacacaggcgagaggccatttgactgcccttcatgctctcggagttTCTCAGAAAAGGGCAGCCTGAAAGCCCACCttcgcacccacacaggcgagaagccatttgactgcccttcatgctctcggagcttctcacgaaagcCCCACCTGAAAgcgcacctgcgcacccacacaggtgagaagccatttgagtgcccttcatgctctcggagcttctcacagaaGAGCATCCTGAAattccacctgcgcacccacacaggcgagaagccatatcagtgcccttcatgcactAGGAGCTTCTCACAGAAGAGCGACCTGAAATGCCACCTGCgcatccacacaggcgagaagccatatcagtgcccttcatgctctcggagcttctcaggaAAACAACACTTGAAAAACCACCTGCGGactcacacaggtgagaagccatttgactgcccttcgtGCTCTCGAAGCTTCTCACTACCGGGCAACCTGAAAGCTCACCTGCTCACCCActcaggcgagaagccatatcagtgcccttcatgctctcagagcttctcaagCAAGCGGTACGTGAaagtccacctgcgcacccacacaggcgagaagccatatcagtgcccttcatgctctcagagcttctcacataaGGGCAGCCTGAAAGCCCACCttcgcacccacacaggcgagaagccatatcagtgcccttcatgctctcagagcttctcaagCAAGTGGTACTTGAaagtccacctgcgcacccacacaggcgagaagccatatcagtgcccttcatgctctcagagcttctcaagCAAGTGGTACTTGAaagtccacctgcgcacccacacaggcgagaagccatatcagtgcccttcatgctctcagagcttctcacataaGGGCAGCCTGAAactccacctgcgcacccacacaggcgagaagccatatcagtgcccttcatgctctcagagcttctcacataaGGGCAGCCTGAAactccacctgcgcacccacaccggcgagaagccatatgagtgcccttcatgctctcggagcttctcaatcAAGGGTcacctgaaagcccacctgcgcacccacacaggcgagaagccatatgagtgcccttcatgctctcggagatTCTCACAAAAGAGCAACCTTAGGAAACACatgaggcgagaagccatttcattgcCCACTCTGCCTTCAGCCATTCTAGTTGAAGAATGCCCTGAAGATACACCGGTGCATTCATACAAGTCACCGGCCATATAG